The Acidimicrobiales bacterium sequence GCGCGCGGTGTTGCCGGTGCGGCTCTCGTAGACGACGGCGACCTTCACGAGTGACTCCTGGTTGAACGATACGAAGCGTCCTGATCCTCGCAGGTCCGGCGCTGCCACGCACGGTTCGCCGTCAGGCGAGAACGCTGCAGTTCCGACCCATCGCCTTCGCCCGGTACAGGGCGCCGTCGGCTCGGGTCTTGAGGCTCTCGGCCGGACCCGCCTCCAGCGTCGAGATGCCGACGGAGACGGTCAGGCGCCCCCCGGGTTGGGTCTCGCCGCCGGTGATCTCTGCGTGCTCGACCGCACTTCGGATCCGCTCCCCGGCCTCACGGGCCTCCGCGACCGTCGCGGTCGGGAGGAGAACGGAGAACTCCTCGCCGCCGTAGCGATAGACGACATCGGTGGCGCGGACGTTGTTCTCGATCACTCGGGCCACGGTCTGGAGCGCGACGTCACCGGCCTCGTGGCCATGGGTGTCGTTGAACTGCTTGAAGTGGTCCACGTCGATCATGGCGAACGCCACCGGCGTGTCGTTCGCCACGGCGGCCGCGAGTGTCGTCTCGAGATCGCCGTCGAGGCGGCGTCGGTTGCCGAGCGAGGTGAGCCCGTCGACCATCGCCAGGTTCTCGAACGAGTCGAGCTGGTCGGCGGACAGCAGGGCGCCGGCCAGCGCGGGGGCGAGGAGTTCGAGTCGGTGGCGGTCGTCGTTGCCGTAGGGCCGCTCCAGCTCCCGGCGAGCGACGAGGATGCCGGCCATGGTCGCGTCGCTCACGAGGGGGACGGCGCACACCGCGGCGGTCCCGATCGCGGCGTCGCCGGAGAGCTCGGTGAGCAGAGGCTGTGCCGTCTCCGCAACGCGCTGGAGCGCGGACGTCGTGGTCACGCTGTCCGTACCGGCCCGGCGCAGGCCGTCGTCGGTGGCGCGGAAGACATAGGCACTGGTCGAGTCGGTGATCGCGGCCGCCGTGCTCGCGCCGATGGCGACGACGTCCTCCTCCTCGGTCGCGCCGGAGAGCCGCCGGTGGGCCTCCCAGATCAGTTCGGTGACGCGGTCGCGGCTCGCCGGCCGATCGCCGCGCCGGCGCCGCAACAGCAGCATCGTGAGGGCGACACCGACCAGCAGCCCGAGGCCGGCGATGGCGAGGATGGTCACCCACGGCGCTCCGCCGTCACCGGGCTCGCCGTCGAGGGCGTCGAGGCGGGCCTGGATGCCGGTGGGCTGGGCCGCAACCTGGCTGTCGCCGAGGCGTAGTTGGTTGATGTCCGCCGGATCCGCCAGGATCTCGAGGGCCAGCGGCAGCTCGTCGGCAACGACGGCATCGAGGATCCCGGCCGTGCGCAACGCACGGGCGTCGCCGAAGGTCAGCAGGTCGTGGAACGCGGCGATGTACAGCTCGCTCGGCACGACCCTGACGTCGCCGTTCGCGATGCGGGCCTTCTCGACCGCGGGGATGTCGTCGAGCGGCTGTTCGAGCGTCGCCGGGCTCCCGAGCGCAGCGAAGATCGCCGTCTTGGTATCGGCCAATCGGGCATCGACCTCGTAGAGCATGTCGACGATCTCTTCGCGCGGGACCTCCGCGGGCCACGGGCCGTAGGCGTCGTGGATGGCGGTGAACGCCGGGGTGTCGCCGCCCGCGAACGCGTCGAGGTGCTCGAGGAGGGCGATCTCGAGGAAGAGGAGTTCGAGGGCTTGGTCGTTGAGATCGGGATCCCACACCGCGCCTGGCGGGCCGGGAGACTGGCCCGGAGCGGGGCTGTCGGTGAACGCGTCGTTCGGGCTCTGGAGCTCGAGTTCTCCCTGATCACCCTCCTGCGCGCCGACGGGTGAGCTGAGCAGGACGAGTGCGAGCAGCGCGACGACGAGCAGCACCGATGCGAGCGGCGTCGCGGTGGCACGGCGGGCGCGGGAGAGCATTGCTCTCCATCGGCAGCTTCAGTCCGAAGTGAACCTCAGACTCGGGCGTTGATGTCCCGCAGCAGGGCACGCGTTCGAGCGAAGCCCTCGCTACTGTCGCCGATCTCGGCGGCGGCGAATTCGGTGGCCCCGGCGGCGGCGAGAGCGCCCAGCTGCTGGCGAACCGATTCCTCGTCGCCACAGACCATCGCGTCGCCCGGCCCGGCGTGGCCGTCGAGGTCGAGCATCGCCCGATAGGACGGCAGGTCGCCGTAGCCGGCGAGCACCTGTCCGACGAAGTCGCGCATGCCACCCTCGTCGTCGGTGACGGCGATCGGCAGGGAGCAGATCACCCGCGGGCCGGGGCGGTCGGCCGCAGCGGCCGCCTCGTTGAGCCTGGGCGCGATCTGGCCGGCGATCGCCTTCTCGCCGGTCATCCAGAGGATCGTGCCGTCGGTACGGGCGCCGGCGAGCTTCAGCATCTGCGGACCCATCGCCGCGATCACGAGTCCCGGCGTGTCCTGGGTCGGGCGCACACCGTCGAAGCGGGCGGTGTAGTCCTCGCCGGCATAGTCGACGGCGCCGGTCTCGAGGAGCGGCTGGAGGGAGCTGAGATAGTCGCGCATGTGCCGGATCGGCTTCTCGAAGGCCATGCCCCAGGTGTGATCCACGACCGGTGCATGGTTGACCCCGAGCCCGAGCGTGAGGCGTCCACCGACCGCCGCCTGGGCGGTGAGCGCCTTCGCGGCCAGCGCGGTCGGATGGATCGGGAACGTGGCGTTGACGGCGGTGCCGAGCTCCATGTCGCCCGTGCCCTCACCGGCGAGCGCGAGGACGGTCAACGCGTCGACCAGCCCGGTTTGGGCCAACCACCAGCCGGCCATGCCGTCGTCAGCCGCGGCCCGAGCGTGGGCCACGAGCCGGGGCACGTCCGCGTGCATCAGCTCGGAGCTGCCGTTGATCGAGATCCTCATGGTTCGGTCCTGTCTGCTGTCGATCGTGGATTCAGTTGTTGTTGCGGGCGTCCAGCTTGGCCTTGATCTCGGCGCACGTCTTGCAGACCGGGTACTTCGACGGATCCCGGCTCGGCACCCAGACCTTCCCGCAGATGGCCATGACCGGGGTGCCCTCGACGCTGGCGCGGGTGATGTCGGCCTTGCGGGCGTAGTGGGCGAAGCGATCGTGGTCGCCGTCCTCGGTCACCGGATTGGTGACGGTCTCCTCGGTGGTGGTGGTCGTTTCGAGGGGGGCGAGATCCGGCATGACGTTCAGTCTGCCCGTTCCCCGCAGGGTCGACACGTTGCGCGTCGACTCAGCCGAGCATCGCCTGGACGGTCGCGATCGTGTCGGCCTCCTCGGGCGTCTTGTCGTCGCGGTAGCGCACGACGCGGGCGAAGCGCAGGGCGACGCCGCCCGGGTACCTCGTCGAGCGCTGTACGCCGTCGAGCGCGATCTCGACCACCTGCTCGGGGCGCACGGTGACCTGTCGACCGTCGTCGTCGATGGCGAGCTCGCGGAACCGCGCCGTCTGCCACCGGAGCATGTCGTCCGTCATCCCCTTGAACGTCTTGCCGACCATGACGAGGCCACCGGTGTCGGGGTCGCGGGCACCCATGTGGATGTTGGACAGCCATCCCTCCCGTCGGCCACTGCCGTGCTCGACGCCGATGACGACGAGGTCGAGCGTGTGGACGGGCTTCACCTTGCGCCAGGTCTTCCCCCGCCGACCCGCCTGATACGGCGAGTCCGCCGCCTTCACGACCACGCCTTCGTGGTGCCGGGCGAGCGCCTCGTCGAGCACGGCCCGGCCTGCCGCCCCGTCATCCGTGATGATGCCGGGCACTTTGCGTTGCCCGGCGATCTCGCCGAGCCGGATGAGGCGTTCCTCCAGGGGTGTGTCGAGCAGGTCCTCGCCGTCGTGATGAAGCAGGTCGAAGAAGAACGGCGCGATGGTCGAGTCGTTGCTCCCGGCCGTCTGCGCCATCGTGTCCTGGAACGTCAGCGGATCGCCCTCGTCGGTCACGCCGAGCACCTCGCCGTCGAGCACGAGCGACCGGGCGGGGAGGGCGCGCACGACCCGCACGACCTCGGGGACCCCGCCCGTGATCTCGTTCAGGTTCCGGGTCCAGACCCGGACCGCGTCGTCGTCCTTGTGCACCTGGATGCGCACGCCATCGAGCTTCCACTCGACGGACGCCCTGCCGATGTCCGCGATCGCCTCGTCGACGCTCTTCGCCGTGGACGCGAGCATCGGCTGGATCGGTCGCTGGAGTTCGAGGCCAACCGCCTCGAGGCCGGGGCGGCCGTCACGGACCGCGATCTCGGCAGCGGCACCGAGGTCGCCGGACAGCATCACCGCCCGGCGCAGGACCGTGGCGGGCACCTCCGTCGCCTTGGCGACGGCGTCGGTGACGATGCCGGCGTTCGCGCCCTGGCGGAGCTCGCCGATGAGCAGACGGCGCACGAAGTCGGCCTCGGCCGCGGTGGTCCGGGACAGGAAGTCGACGAGCAGATCATGGCGGGTCCCTTGGGAACCCTCCCCGTGGGTCGAGGCGATCTCGTCGAGGAGGGCGTCGAGATCGGCCACGGTGCGGCTGGGTTCCGGGGCGGTCCCGGACACGGCGTCGCGCACCGTCGCCCAGCCGACGCCGATCCGTCCTTGACGCGGATCACCGGAGACGAGGCCGACCACGACGGC is a genomic window containing:
- a CDS encoding GGDEF domain-containing protein, translated to MLSRARRATATPLASVLLVVALLALVLLSSPVGAQEGDQGELELQSPNDAFTDSPAPGQSPGPPGAVWDPDLNDQALELLFLEIALLEHLDAFAGGDTPAFTAIHDAYGPWPAEVPREEIVDMLYEVDARLADTKTAIFAALGSPATLEQPLDDIPAVEKARIANGDVRVVPSELYIAAFHDLLTFGDARALRTAGILDAVVADELPLALEILADPADINQLRLGDSQVAAQPTGIQARLDALDGEPGDGGAPWVTILAIAGLGLLVGVALTMLLLRRRRGDRPASRDRVTELIWEAHRRLSGATEEEDVVAIGASTAAAITDSTSAYVFRATDDGLRRAGTDSVTTTSALQRVAETAQPLLTELSGDAAIGTAAVCAVPLVSDATMAGILVARRELERPYGNDDRHRLELLAPALAGALLSADQLDSFENLAMVDGLTSLGNRRRLDGDLETTLAAAVANDTPVAFAMIDVDHFKQFNDTHGHEAGDVALQTVARVIENNVRATDVVYRYGGEEFSVLLPTATVAEAREAGERIRSAVEHAEITGGETQPGGRLTVSVGISTLEAGPAESLKTRADGALYRAKAMGRNCSVLA
- a CDS encoding TIGR03564 family F420-dependent LLM class oxidoreductase is translated as MRISINGSSELMHADVPRLVAHARAAADDGMAGWWLAQTGLVDALTVLALAGEGTGDMELGTAVNATFPIHPTALAAKALTAQAAVGGRLTLGLGVNHAPVVDHTWGMAFEKPIRHMRDYLSSLQPLLETGAVDYAGEDYTARFDGVRPTQDTPGLVIAAMGPQMLKLAGARTDGTILWMTGEKAIAGQIAPRLNEAAAAADRPGPRVICSLPIAVTDDEGGMRDFVGQVLAGYGDLPSYRAMLDLDGHAGPGDAMVCGDEESVRQQLGALAAAGATEFAAAEIGDSSEGFARTRALLRDINARV
- a CDS encoding DUF3039 domain-containing protein produces the protein MPDLAPLETTTTTEETVTNPVTEDGDHDRFAHYARKADITRASVEGTPVMAICGKVWVPSRDPSKYPVCKTCAEIKAKLDARNNN
- a CDS encoding ATP-dependent DNA ligase, translated to MRLVDLVAATADVAATRARTEKIARLADLLRTASAGEIAVVVGLVSGDPRQGRIGVGWATVRDAVSGTAPEPSRTVADLDALLDEIASTHGEGSQGTRHDLLVDFLSRTTAAEADFVRRLLIGELRQGANAGIVTDAVAKATEVPATVLRRAVMLSGDLGAAAEIAVRDGRPGLEAVGLELQRPIQPMLASTAKSVDEAIADIGRASVEWKLDGVRIQVHKDDDAVRVWTRNLNEITGGVPEVVRVVRALPARSLVLDGEVLGVTDEGDPLTFQDTMAQTAGSNDSTIAPFFFDLLHHDGEDLLDTPLEERLIRLGEIAGQRKVPGIITDDGAAGRAVLDEALARHHEGVVVKAADSPYQAGRRGKTWRKVKPVHTLDLVVIGVEHGSGRREGWLSNIHMGARDPDTGGLVMVGKTFKGMTDDMLRWQTARFRELAIDDDGRQVTVRPEQVVEIALDGVQRSTRYPGGVALRFARVVRYRDDKTPEEADTIATVQAMLG